In Aquincola tertiaricarbonis, the genomic stretch GAGGGTGCCTTCTCCCAGGCGTTCGTGCCCATCCTGGCCGCCACGCGTGAGCGCGACGGCGACGCCGCCACGCACCAGTTGATCAACGCGGTGGCCACCATGCTGTTCTGGGCGCTGGCCGCCACCGTGGTGGTGGGCATCATCGGCGCGCCGCTGCTGGTGCTGGCCATCGGTTCGGGCCTGGCCCGCTTCGACGACGCGGTGCAGCTCACCCGCTGGATGTTCCCGTACATCGGCTTCATGTCGCTGGTGGCGCTGGCCGGCGGCATCCTCAACACCTGGCGGCAGTTCACGGTGCCGGCGCTCACGCCGGTGCTGCTCAACATCGCGTGGATCGTGGCGGCGGTGTGGCTGGCGCCGGTGTTCCAGCGCCATGGCATCGAGCCCATCTACGCCATTGCCGTGGGTGTGCTGGTGGGCGGCGTGCTGCAGCTGGCGGTGCAGGTGCCGGCGCTGGCGCGGCTGGGCGCGCTGCCGCGCATCGGGCTGCTGCCCGCTTCCATCAAGGCGGCCTGGCACCACCCCGGCGTGCACCGGGTGCTCAAGCAGATGGCGCCGGCGCTGGTGGGCGTGTCGGTGGCGCAGCTGTCGCTGCTGATCAACACCCAGATCGCCTCGCGCGTGGGCGTGGGTGCGGTGTCGTGGCTGTTCTACGCCGACCGGCTGATGGAATTTCCCACCGGGCTGCTGGGCGTGGCCCTGGGCGTGGTGCTGCTGCCGCAGCTGTCGGCCGCACAGGCCAAGGGCGATACCGAGCGTTACTCCGGCCTGCTCGACTGGGGCCTGCGGCTGATGCTGGTGATGGCCTTGCCCTGTGCCATCGCGCTGCTGGTGTTCGCCCGGCCGCTGGTGGCGGTGCTGTTCCATTACGGCCAGTTCACGCCCACCGACGTGGAGCAGACGGTGCGTGCCTTGATGGGCTACGGCGCCGGGCTGATGGGGCTGGTGGCGGTGAAGGTGCTGGCGCCGGGCTTTTATGCCCGCCAGGACATCCGCACGCCGGTGCGCATCGCCATCATCGTGCTGGTGGTCACCCAGCTGCTGAACCTGGTGTTCGTGCCCTGGCTGGGGCATGCGGGGCTGGCGCTGTCCATCGGCCTGGGGGCGCTGGTCAATGCCAGCTGGCTGCTGTGGGGCCTGCTCAAGCGCGGCGTTTACCTGCCGCGGCCGGGCTGGGGCCTTTTTCTGCTGCGCATCGGCATCGCCACCGCGGTGCTGGGCGGGGTGCTGGCGTTCGCGTCGGTGCGCATCGACTGGATCGGCCTGCAGGCCCATGCCGGGCTGCGCGCGGCCTGGATGGCCGGTGTGCTGGGCGGCGTGGCGGTGCTGTACTTCGGGCTGCTGGCCCTGCTGGGATTGCGGCCTCGTCACTTCGCGCGGCACGGCTGAAGCCATCGCCTACACTGGTTCCATGACCGGTTCGCTGCGCTTCGAGGCCCCGTCCCCGCTGACCTACTTCGCGTCGCTGGTGGCCGAGGACGAAAGCCTCTCCTTGCTCGAGGCGGCGGTGTCCATCGCCCAGGACGAGCATCCCCAGCTCGACCCCCAGACCGTGCTGGCCGACATCGACAGCCTGGCCTGGCAGCTCAAGCGCCGCATCCCGTCGGACGCGGCGGCGCTGCAGAAGCTGCGTCTGCTCAACCGCTATTTCTTCCATGAACTGGGTTTTGGCGGCAACGTCAACGATTACTACGACCCGGCCAACAGCTACCTGCACAAGGTGCTGGAAACCCGCCGCGGCATCCCCATCAGCCTGGCGCTGCTCTACATCGAGATCGCCACGCAGATCGGCCTGACCGCGCGCGGCGTCTCCTTCCCCGGACATTTCCTGGTCAAGCTGCGCATGACGCAGGGCGAAGTGGTGATCGACCCCTTCAACGGCCAGTCGCTCTCGCGGGAAGACCTGGACGAGCGCCTGGCGCCGTACCGCCGCCAGCAGGGGCTGGAGGGCGATTTCGAGGTGCCGCTGGGCCTGTTCCTGCAGTCCACGCCGGCGCGCGACGTGCTGGCCCGCATGCTGGGCAACCTGAAGGAGATCCACCGCAGCGCGCACGACTGGCCACGGCTGTTTGCGGTGATCGAGCGGCTGGTGGTGCTGCTGCCGCAGCAGTGGGAGCAGCGGCGCGACCGCGCGCTGTGCCTGGAAGAGCTGGGCCGCACCGACGAGGCGGCGGACGACCTCGCCATCTACCTGCAGCACCGGCCCGACGCGGAAGACGCCGCCGCGCTGCGCCGCCGCATGACGCAGCTGCGCCGCAGCGGCAGGCCTCCTCTGCACTGAGCCAGCCTTCAGGCCACCTCGGGCGGGTTCTTTACAATCCGCCGCTTCGCGCGCGGCGTCGCCCGGCGAACCCAAGAACACATGAGACAGTTGCCGCTGGCGTTCGGGCCGCGCCCGCCGCAAACCTTTGAAAGCTACCTGGCCCGCGCCAACGCCCCGGCCGTGGCCCACCTGCAGTCGCTGCAGCCGCCTTCACCGCCGGTGTACCTGTGGGGCCCGGCCGGCAGCGGCAAGACCCACCTGCTGCGGGCGCTCACCCTGGCCGCGCAGGAGCGCGGCGAGCGCGCCGGCTGGTTCAATGCCGCCTCGCCGCTGCCGTTTGAATTCGACGACACTTGGTCGCTGATCGTCATCGACGAAGCCGACGCGCTGGACGCCGCCCGCCAGCACGGCGCCTTCACGCTGTTCATCGAGGCCATGAGCCACGGCGTGCAGCTGGTGGCCGCCGGCCGGCTGCCGCCGGTGGACCTGCCGGTGCGCGACGACCTGCGCACCCGGCTGGGCTGGGGCCCGGTGTTCGGGCTGCAGCCGCTGACCGAGGCCGAGGCCCGCGCCGCGCTGCGCCGCGAGGCCGACCGGCGCGGCATTTTTCTCTCCGATGAAGTGATGGACTACGTGCTGAGCCGCTTGTCGCGCGACATGAAAGACCTGATGGGCCTGCTGGACCGGCTGGACGACTTCGCGCTCGCAGAGCAGCGCCAGGTCACGGTGCCGCTGCTCAAGCTGATGCTGGCCGAAGAAGGGCAGGGCGCATGAACCTCACGCTGTTCGACCTGGACGGCACGCTGCTGCCCATCGATTCCGACCACGCCTTCGGCCAGTTCATGGTGCGCACTGGCTGGGCCGATGGCGCCGCCTTCCAGGCCGAGAACGACCGCTTCTTCGCCGACTACCAGGCCGGCCGGCTCGACCTGGCGGCCTACATCCGCTTTGCCACCTCGCCCTGGCGCGACCGGCCCTTCGACGAGATCGAGGCCGGCCGTGTGCGCTTTTTCGAGGAAGCCATCCAGCCGGTGCTGCACGACAGCGCACGCGCGCTGGTGCGCGGCCATGCCGAGGCGGGCGACCTGATCGCCATCGTCACCGCCACCAACGAGTTCGTCACCCAGCCCATCGCCCGCGCCTTCGAGGTGCCGACCCTGATCGCGGTGGAACTGGCGCGCGATGCGCAGGGCCGCGTCACCGGCGACATCCAGGGCATTCCCTCGTACCGCGAGGGCAAGGTGCCGCGGGTCGAGGCCTGGCTGGCCGCCCAAGGCCGCCAGCGCGCCGACTTCGACCGCATCACCGTCTACAGCGACTCCACCAACGACCTGCCGCTGCTCGAATGGGCGACCGATGCCGTCGCCACCAACCCGAGCGCCGCGCTCGAAGCCATCGCGCGGGAGCGCGGCTGGCGCATCCTGAGACTTTTCGAATGATCAAGACCTTCATCGACAGGCTGCTGGGCAAGTCGCCCGCCAAGGCCGGCAAGGCCGGCGTCGCCAAGGTGCCGCTGGGCAAACGGGTGGAGGTGCCGGCCGCCGAGCACCGCATCAACCCCGAGCTGCTGGACGAGCGTGCGGTGCGCGTGGTGCGCACCCTCAAGGACGCCGGCTTCGAGGCCTACATCGTGGGCGGCGCGGTGCGCGACCTGCTGGTCAACCGCCGGCCCAAGGATTTCGACGTCGCCACCAACGCCACGCCCGAGGAGGTGAAGGCGCTGTTCCGCCGGGCCTTCATCATCGGCCGGCGCTTCCGCATCGTGCATGTGATCTTCGGCCGTGGCCGCGAGCACGAGGTGGTGGAGGTGTCCACCTTCCGCGCCTACCTGGACAACAGCGCCGCCGAGCAGGTGGGTGGCAACGAGAAGACCTCGAAGGCCGAGCTGGCCAACAAGAGCCATGCGGTGGACGCCGCCGGCCGGGTGCTGCGCGACAACGTCTGGGGCCCGCAGATCGAGGACGCCGCCCGCCGCGACTTCACGATCAACGCGATGTACTACGACCCGGTGAGCGAGATCGTCGTGGACTACCACGGCGGCCTGAAGGACATCGAGCGCCAGGTGCTGCGCATGATCGGCGATCCGGTGACCCGCTACCGCGAAGACCCGGTGCGCATCGTGCGCGTGGTGCGCTTCGCGGCCAAGCTGGGCTTCCAGATCGAGGCCAAGACCCGCGCCCCCATCGCCGAGATGGCGGCGCTGCTGGACAACATCCCCGTCTCACGCCTGTTCGACGAGACCATCAAGCTGCTGCAGACCGGCCATGCCGTGGCCAGCGTTCAGGAGCTGCGCAAGCAGGGCCTGGGCAGCCGCTTCCCGATGCTGGACGTGCTGATCGGCCCCGGCGCCGACCAGCCCCAGCATGCCGAGCGCCGCAAGTTCGTCGAGCTGGCGCTGGCCGACACCGACCGCCGCGTGGCCGAAAACCGCCCGGTGGCGCCCAGCTTCCTGCTGGCCTGCCTGCTGTGGCACGAGGTGCTGGCCGGCTGGCAACGCCGCCGCGATGCGGGCGATCCGCCGTTCCCGGCGCTGATGGAGGCGGTGGACGCGGTGTTCGACGCCCGCGTGGGCGACATCTCGGGCCGCGGCAAGCTGGGCACCGACATGCGCGAGATCTGGGGGATGCAGCCGCGCTTCGAGCGCCGCACCGGCAACGCGCCCTTCTCGCTGGTGGAGCAGCCGCGCTTCCGCGCCGGCTACGACTTCCTGCGGCTGCGCGCCGATGCCGGCGAGGTGGACCCGGCGCTGGCCGAATGGTGGGAAGACTTTGCGCTGGGCACGCCGGAAGAGCGTGAAGCGCTGCTGGCCGCCGCGCGCGAACAGCAGGGCAAGACGCGCCGCGTGCCGGCGGCCGGCGGTGCTGCCGCCAAGCCGCCGCGCAGCCGCAAGCCCAAGGCCGAAGCCGGCGAAGCTGCCGTGGCAGCTGCCGGCGACAACGGTGGCGACGACGCTGAAGGCGCCGACGCCTCGGCCGAACTGGACGGTGACGAGGGCCTGGGCAGCGCGCCGTCCGACGGCGCGCCGGCCCGCAAGCGCCGTCGCCGCCGCCGCAAGCCGGCCGGGGCCGCTTCGGCCGGCGCTGAGGGCAGCGAATCCGGACCGGCCGCCGCGCCGGGCGGCGAGGCGCCTTGAGCCCGACGACCGCGCCCACCGCCGACGAGCGCATCTTCGTCGGCCTGGGTGCCAACCTGGGCGATGCCCGGACCACGCTGGAAGCGGCGCTCGCCGCACTGGCGGCGTTGCCCGGCACCCGGTTGCTCGGCCGCTCCAGCTTCTACCGCACCGCGCCGGTGGATGCCGGCGGCCCCGACTACCTGAACGCCGTGGCCGAGCTGCGCAGCAGCCTGGCGCCCGAGGCGCTGCTGGACGCGCTGCAGGCCATCGAGCAGCAGCATGGCCGCGAGCGCCCCTACCGCAACGCACCACGCACGCTGGACCTGGACCTGCTGCTGATGGGCGGGCAGCGGCAGCACAGCGCGCGCCTGACGCTGCCGCACCCGCGGCTGCACCAGCGGGCCTTCGTGCTGGCGCCGCTGGCGGAGCTGGCGCCCGGCCTGATCATCGAAGGCCTGGGCCCGGTCGCCCCGCTGCTGGCGGCCTGCGCCGACCAGGCCATCGAGCGCCTGGACGGGCGCTGAACGCGCCACCGGCCATGCTCGACCGCCTGCGCCACATCGCCATCGAAGGTCCGATCGGCGCCGGCAAGAGCACGCTGGCGCGGCTGCTGGCCGCCCGGCTCGATGCGCAGTTGCTGCTGGAGCGCCCGCACGACAACCCGTTCCTCGAGCGCTTCTACGCCGACCCCGCGCGCTATGCGATGCAGACGCAGCTGTGCTTCCTGTTCCAGCGCATCGAGCAGTACCGCGAGCTGGCGCAGCCCGGCATGTTCACGCCGCGCGTGGTCAGCGACTTCATGTTCGCCAAGGACGCGTTGTTCGCGCAGCTCACGCTGTCGGACGACGAGTTCCGGCTCTACAGCCAGATCCACGCCGCGATGGCGCCGCAGATGCCGGCGCCCGACCTGGTGATCTGGCTGCAGGCCGACCCGGCCACGCTGCTGGGCCGCATCGCGCAGCGCGGCCTGGCGATGGAGCAGGGCATGGACCCGGCCTACCTGCAGCGCCTGGGGCATGCCTATGCCGCCTGGTTCGAGCGCGAGCCCGGCCTGCCGGTGCTGGCCATCGACACCACCCGCTTCAACCCCTTGGCGCAGCCGGCCGACCTGGACCGGCTGTTGCAGCGGCTGCAGGACTTCCGCGGCCCGCGCGAAGCCTGGTAGGGATGGCCCGCTTACACTGCGCGCCCTGACGCCTTTATGACCGTGCCGTGACTGTCGTGTGACAGGCATGCGCCGCCCGAACGAGGAAAGACCGATGCTGTTCGGCAAGCTGCTGCCCCGCGAGGGCAATTTTTTTGAACTCTTCATCGAACACGGCAAGCAGATCGCCGAAGGCGCCCGCGCCTTCACGCGGATGATCGAGCACTACGCCGACACCACGCTGCGCGAGCAGTACGCCGCCGACGTGATCGCCGCCGAGCGCAATGCCGACCGCATCACCGCCGAGGTGAACCGGCTGCTGCACAAGACCTTCATCACGCCGATCGACCGCGAGCAGATCCACGGCCTGATCAATGCGATGGACGACGTGCTGGACCTGCTGCAGGACGCCACCGAGACCATGCAGCTGTACGACGTGCGGGAGATGACCGAAGAGACGATGCGCCTGGGCGACCTCAGCGCCAAGTGCTGCGACCGCGTGGCCCATGTGGTCACGCTGCTGTCCAAGCTGTCGGACCATACCGTGGTGGAGGCAGCGCTCAAGACCTGCGAAGAGATCGACAAGCTGGAATCGGACGCCGATCGCGTGATGCGCTCGGCCATGAGCAAGCTGTTCCGCGAGCAACCCGACGTGCGCGAGCTGATCAAGCTCAAGGCCATCTACGAGCAGCTGGAGTCGATCACCGACCGCTGCGAAGACGTGGCCAACCTCGTCGAGGGCATCGTCCTCGAGAACTCCTGAAGGCCGCCGGCGCACGATGGACGCGGTTCAGGTCAGTTTCTGGGTGGTGGTGCTGCTGGTGGTGCTGGCAGTGCTGTTCGATTTCATGAATGGTTTCCACGACGCGGCGAACTCCATCGCCACCGTCGTGTCCACCGGCGTGCTCAAGCCTCAGCAGGCGGTGGTGTTCGCGGCCACGTTCAACGTGATCGCGATCTTCGTCTTCCACCTCAGCGTGGCGGCCACGGTGGGCAAGGGCATCGTGCAGCCCGGCATCGTCGATCACCATGTGGTGTTCGGCGCGCTGGTCGGCGCCATCGCCTGGAACGTGATCACCTGGTGGTACGGCATTCCGTCGAGCAGCAGCCATGCGCTGATCGGCGGCATCGTCGGCGCGGTGATCGCCAAGTCGGGCGTGGGCGCCCTGGTGGCCGGCGGCGTGCTCAAGACGGTGGCCTTCATCTTCGTTTCGCCGCTGCTGGGTTACCTGCTGGGCTCGCTGATGATGGTGGCGGTGGCCTGGGTGTGCCGTCGCAGCTCGCCGCTGCGGGTGGACAACTGGTTCCGCCGACTGCAGCTGGTGTCGGCCGGGCTGTACAGCCTGGGCCACGGCGGCAACGATGCGCAGAAGACCATCGGCATCATCTGGATGCTGCTGATCGCCACCGGCTACGCCAATGCCAGCGACGCGATGCCGCCCAGCTGGGTCATCTGGTCGTGCTACATCGCCATCGGCCTGGGCACCATGTTCGGCGGCTGGCGCATCGTCAAGACCATGGGCCAGAAGATCACCAAGCTCAAGCCGGTGGGCGGCTTCTGTGCCGAGACGGGTGGCGCGATGACGCTGTTCTTCGCCACCGCGCTGGGCATCCCGGTGTCCACCACCCACACCATCACCGGCGCCATCGTCGGCGTGGGCTCGGTGCGCAGCGCCTCGGCGGTGCGCTGGGGCGTGGCCGGCAACATCGTCTGGGCCTGGGTCCTCACCATCCCCGCCTCGGCCTTCATCGCGGCCGTTTTCTACTGGTTGGGCCTGCAGATTCTTTAAGTCTTATTGACTTATTTTTTTGGCCTCTTCGACCTGGTACTCGAAGTAGCGCTGGCCGCTGAAGGCGATGGTGGCCATCAGCACGCCGGCGCCGATCAGCAGCGCGGTGATCACGCCCAGCACCGGCGCCCAGCGGGTGGCGTGCACCGGCTGGCCCGGGTTGTGGCGGGCGTCCCAGCGCTCATCGGGCGTCAGCCCGTAGAGGATGGCGGCCAGCATCGCCTGCGCCACCATCAGCCCCAGCAGCGGAATCAGCGCCCAGCTCAGGTGATCGTCCAGGCCGTAGTCCTGCACCCGCTGGATGCCGTGCAGCCCCAGGAAGGTGGGGATGCAGTAGAACCAGCCCAGCCGGTCCTTGAAGCCGTAGAGGTAGAAGCGGTGCAGCCCCAGGCTGCCCACCAGCAGCGCCACCCAGGTGGCCAGCGTCTTCGACTTGTAGGCCGCCATGGCCGTCAGTCCGCGGCCGGGGCGTTGCTGTCGCCGTCGCCCAGCGCGCGTTGCATCAGCACCACATCCAGCCAGCGGCCGAATTTCCATCCCGAGGCCTTGAGCACGCCGGTGTGCTCGAAGCCGCAGCTGCGGTGCACGCCGATCGAGCCGGCGTTGGCCGAGTCACCGATCACCGCCAGCATCTGCCGCGCGCCGCGCGCCTCGCACTGGGCCATCAGCTCCACCAGCAGCTGCTTGCCCACGCCCTGGCCCTGTGCATCGGGGTGCAGGTAGATGGAGTCTTCCAGGCAGAAGCGGTAGGCGCGGCGCGGGCGGAACACGTTGGCGTAGGCATAACCCAGCAGCTGGCCGCCGCGTTCGGCCACCAGCCAGGGCAGGCCGTTGGCCAGCACCGCCTCGCGGCGCTTGGCCATTTCCGCCTCGTCGGGCGCTTCCAGCTCGAAAGT encodes the following:
- the murJ gene encoding murein biosynthesis integral membrane protein MurJ, translated to MNLFKAASTVSLLTLASRITGLVRDQLMAGAFGASAWTDAFNVAFRIPNLLRRLFAEGAFSQAFVPILAATRERDGDAATHQLINAVATMLFWALAATVVVGIIGAPLLVLAIGSGLARFDDAVQLTRWMFPYIGFMSLVALAGGILNTWRQFTVPALTPVLLNIAWIVAAVWLAPVFQRHGIEPIYAIAVGVLVGGVLQLAVQVPALARLGALPRIGLLPASIKAAWHHPGVHRVLKQMAPALVGVSVAQLSLLINTQIASRVGVGAVSWLFYADRLMEFPTGLLGVALGVVLLPQLSAAQAKGDTERYSGLLDWGLRLMLVMALPCAIALLVFARPLVAVLFHYGQFTPTDVEQTVRALMGYGAGLMGLVAVKVLAPGFYARQDIRTPVRIAIIVLVVTQLLNLVFVPWLGHAGLALSIGLGALVNASWLLWGLLKRGVYLPRPGWGLFLLRIGIATAVLGGVLAFASVRIDWIGLQAHAGLRAAWMAGVLGGVAVLYFGLLALLGLRPRHFARHG
- a CDS encoding SirB1 family protein, with the protein product MTGSLRFEAPSPLTYFASLVAEDESLSLLEAAVSIAQDEHPQLDPQTVLADIDSLAWQLKRRIPSDAAALQKLRLLNRYFFHELGFGGNVNDYYDPANSYLHKVLETRRGIPISLALLYIEIATQIGLTARGVSFPGHFLVKLRMTQGEVVIDPFNGQSLSREDLDERLAPYRRQQGLEGDFEVPLGLFLQSTPARDVLARMLGNLKEIHRSAHDWPRLFAVIERLVVLLPQQWEQRRDRALCLEELGRTDEAADDLAIYLQHRPDAEDAAALRRRMTQLRRSGRPPLH
- the hda gene encoding DnaA regulatory inactivator Hda, whose amino-acid sequence is MRQLPLAFGPRPPQTFESYLARANAPAVAHLQSLQPPSPPVYLWGPAGSGKTHLLRALTLAAQERGERAGWFNAASPLPFEFDDTWSLIVIDEADALDAARQHGAFTLFIEAMSHGVQLVAAGRLPPVDLPVRDDLRTRLGWGPVFGLQPLTEAEARAALRREADRRGIFLSDEVMDYVLSRLSRDMKDLMGLLDRLDDFALAEQRQVTVPLLKLMLAEEGQGA
- a CDS encoding HAD family hydrolase, which codes for MNLTLFDLDGTLLPIDSDHAFGQFMVRTGWADGAAFQAENDRFFADYQAGRLDLAAYIRFATSPWRDRPFDEIEAGRVRFFEEAIQPVLHDSARALVRGHAEAGDLIAIVTATNEFVTQPIARAFEVPTLIAVELARDAQGRVTGDIQGIPSYREGKVPRVEAWLAAQGRQRADFDRITVYSDSTNDLPLLEWATDAVATNPSAALEAIARERGWRILRLFE
- the pcnB gene encoding polynucleotide adenylyltransferase PcnB, which translates into the protein MIKTFIDRLLGKSPAKAGKAGVAKVPLGKRVEVPAAEHRINPELLDERAVRVVRTLKDAGFEAYIVGGAVRDLLVNRRPKDFDVATNATPEEVKALFRRAFIIGRRFRIVHVIFGRGREHEVVEVSTFRAYLDNSAAEQVGGNEKTSKAELANKSHAVDAAGRVLRDNVWGPQIEDAARRDFTINAMYYDPVSEIVVDYHGGLKDIERQVLRMIGDPVTRYREDPVRIVRVVRFAAKLGFQIEAKTRAPIAEMAALLDNIPVSRLFDETIKLLQTGHAVASVQELRKQGLGSRFPMLDVLIGPGADQPQHAERRKFVELALADTDRRVAENRPVAPSFLLACLLWHEVLAGWQRRRDAGDPPFPALMEAVDAVFDARVGDISGRGKLGTDMREIWGMQPRFERRTGNAPFSLVEQPRFRAGYDFLRLRADAGEVDPALAEWWEDFALGTPEEREALLAAAREQQGKTRRVPAAGGAAAKPPRSRKPKAEAGEAAVAAAGDNGGDDAEGADASAELDGDEGLGSAPSDGAPARKRRRRRRKPAGAASAGAEGSESGPAAAPGGEAP
- the folK gene encoding 2-amino-4-hydroxy-6-hydroxymethyldihydropteridine diphosphokinase — protein: MSPTTAPTADERIFVGLGANLGDARTTLEAALAALAALPGTRLLGRSSFYRTAPVDAGGPDYLNAVAELRSSLAPEALLDALQAIEQQHGRERPYRNAPRTLDLDLLLMGGQRQHSARLTLPHPRLHQRAFVLAPLAELAPGLIIEGLGPVAPLLAACADQAIERLDGR
- a CDS encoding deoxynucleoside kinase; the encoded protein is MLDRLRHIAIEGPIGAGKSTLARLLAARLDAQLLLERPHDNPFLERFYADPARYAMQTQLCFLFQRIEQYRELAQPGMFTPRVVSDFMFAKDALFAQLTLSDDEFRLYSQIHAAMAPQMPAPDLVIWLQADPATLLGRIAQRGLAMEQGMDPAYLQRLGHAYAAWFEREPGLPVLAIDTTRFNPLAQPADLDRLLQRLQDFRGPREAW
- a CDS encoding DUF47 domain-containing protein yields the protein MLFGKLLPREGNFFELFIEHGKQIAEGARAFTRMIEHYADTTLREQYAADVIAAERNADRITAEVNRLLHKTFITPIDREQIHGLINAMDDVLDLLQDATETMQLYDVREMTEETMRLGDLSAKCCDRVAHVVTLLSKLSDHTVVEAALKTCEEIDKLESDADRVMRSAMSKLFREQPDVRELIKLKAIYEQLESITDRCEDVANLVEGIVLENS
- a CDS encoding inorganic phosphate transporter produces the protein MDAVQVSFWVVVLLVVLAVLFDFMNGFHDAANSIATVVSTGVLKPQQAVVFAATFNVIAIFVFHLSVAATVGKGIVQPGIVDHHVVFGALVGAIAWNVITWWYGIPSSSSHALIGGIVGAVIAKSGVGALVAGGVLKTVAFIFVSPLLGYLLGSLMMVAVAWVCRRSSPLRVDNWFRRLQLVSAGLYSLGHGGNDAQKTIGIIWMLLIATGYANASDAMPPSWVIWSCYIAIGLGTMFGGWRIVKTMGQKITKLKPVGGFCAETGGAMTLFFATALGIPVSTTHTITGAIVGVGSVRSASAVRWGVAGNIVWAWVLTIPASAFIAAVFYWLGLQIL
- a CDS encoding NINE protein, which produces MAAYKSKTLATWVALLVGSLGLHRFYLYGFKDRLGWFYCIPTFLGLHGIQRVQDYGLDDHLSWALIPLLGLMVAQAMLAAILYGLTPDERWDARHNPGQPVHATRWAPVLGVITALLIGAGVLMATIAFSGQRYFEYQVEEAKKISQ
- a CDS encoding GNAT family N-acetyltransferase, with protein sequence MTNLLIRPSTAADLPAITAIYQHAVLHGTGTFELEAPDEAEMAKRREAVLANGLPWLVAERGGQLLGYAYANVFRPRRAYRFCLEDSIYLHPDAQGQGVGKQLLVELMAQCEARGARQMLAVIGDSANAGSIGVHRSCGFEHTGVLKASGWKFGRWLDVVLMQRALGDGDSNAPAAD